The Scyliorhinus canicula chromosome 13, sScyCan1.1, whole genome shotgun sequence genome contains a region encoding:
- the LOC119976665 gene encoding uncharacterized protein LOC119976665 isoform X2, with protein sequence MRTRSEGAPSVNMATENVVVKEEGQNFTDDELDTLLHAVEQRRVHILGRGKSKPTRKQQSVAWEQVADILSVNIEVPRTADQCRKELNYLMCSARTKQAHNTQEHSLTGGGLAHRKNLTPQEEGAWQLLVLSKPVGSGDGDVGLSQAFTDATATAGQDEGDSRIPARDLIVTSTWQPCSAEAAAEAGEALQLADISAFDGDVQRDGVAEEEAACDAMAAVMKEEHSEPSGGEESSAAESPAPPGRHLDNRTGDDVTDELLIRQLFDFVTETAGRFEASARSQAKSLTDVVQQLQRVAEVHAQHVPISQQMHELLKQREDILSQRNEVLRQRKDISLQQNELLRQQNEYLQIINRMVTPAAAPTGQEPPHSETVAAGQNAASPVRQEVTSRRQGRGRGRRRRN encoded by the exons aatatggCAACTGAAAATGTAGTTGTGAAGGAGGAAGGTCAGAACTTCACGGACGATGAGTTGGACACGTTGCTGCATGCGGTTGAGCAAAGGAGAGTCCACATTCTAGGCCGTGGAAAATCGAAACCAACAAGAAAGCAACAATCCGTGGCTTGGGAGCAAGTTGCGGACATTCTCTCGGTCAACATTGAAGTGCCTAGGACAGCAGATCAGTGCCGAAAGGAACTAAATTATTTAATGTGTTCAGCCAGG ACAAAACAGGCCCATAATACTCAGGAACATTCACTGactggaggggggctggcgcATCGGAAGAATCTCACTCCACAGGAGGAGGGCGCTTGGCAACTGTTGGTTCTCTCAAAGCCCGTAGGCAGTGGTGACGGAGATGTCGGGCTGAGTCAAG CTTTCACAGATGCCACAGCGACAGCAGGGCAGGATGAGGGTGACTCTCGGATACCTGCAAGAGATTTAATAGTGACGAGTACATGGCAGCCATGCAGCGCTGAAGCCGCAGCAGAGGCGGGCGAGGCCTTGCAGCTGGCTGATATTTCAGCCTTTGATGGTGATGTTCAGAGAGATGGAGTCGCGGAGGAGGAGGCTGCCTGCGATGCCATGGCTGCTGTTATGAAGGAAGAACACTCAGAGCCTTCAGGAGGCGAGGAGTCTTCAGCAGCGGAAAGCCCCGCACCTCCTGGACGCCACCTTGATAATCGCACGGGCGATGATGTGACTGATGAATTGCTCATTCGGCAACTGTTTGACTTTGTAACAGAAACGGCCGGGAGGTTTGAGGCCAGTGCAAGGAGCCAGGCTAAATCCTTAACTGATGTCGTCCAGCAGCTCCAAAGGGTAGCTGAGGTCCATGCTCAGCACGTGCCGATTTCTCAGCAAATGCATGAACTGTTGAAGCAGCGAGAGGACATTTTGTCACAGCGCAATGAGGTGCTGAGACAGCGAAAGGACATTTCGTTACAGCAAAATGAGCTGCTGAGGCAGCAAAATGAGTATCTTCAGATTATCAATAGAATGGTGACCCCTGCTGCTGCCCCCACTGGCCAGGAGCCGCCCCATTCAGAGACAGTTGCTGCTGGACAAAATGCAGCATCACCAGTGAGGCAGGAGGTTACATCACGTAGACAGGGAAGGGGCCGGGGGCGACGCAGAAGGAATTAG